The stretch of DNA GGGGCATCGCTTGGCCGCCGCGCGTATCCTCAAACCGGGCTGGTCCTGGCCAAGCTCTGCCCCTGCCACCGCCGCTGCTTCGCGGTCGATCCATCAAGAAACGACTGGCAGAGCACTAAATGACGCCCTCGGCGTAGAGCGCTCGAACCGTTCCAATGCCGCGCGCAATCGCCAGGCCGATGAGAAACACAAGGCAGGTCAGGCCGATCAGCATGCCCGCACGCACTTCGGCGGTCTCGTAGACGAGCGTGCTGTAGACGATCAGTTCGGAGCCGGGCAACGTCAACGGCCGCAGGGCGAGACGCTCGCACGCCAGCACGGCGAGCAGGGCCGCCAGCCAGCCCGCCGCTTCGCGCCGCAACGCCGGCCAACGCGCCGGCGCGTCCCACGCGGCCAGCCAGCGGTCGACGACCAACTGCGTGCCGGCCAACAGCGCCAGCGAGCACAACAGGTCGACGACCATTGCCATCCAATAAATCGCTTCGACCGTCGGACCGTTGCCCGACAGGTCGAACAGCCCGCGGGGCTCGGCCAACGGCCAACCATGCGCGTCGAACGACCAGTCGCCGCCCGAGGGATCTTGAAAGCCGTAAAACGAGCCGGCTTCGCAATGCACCAAGGCCAATGCGACGGAGAGCAGCACCAGCCAGCCGAAGAGCCATCGACCGTCGCGCCGCTTGTCGCCCGGCGCGTCCGGCCGCCACACGCCGACCAGCGCCGTCGCCAGCCGCACGGCGGCCACCGCGAAAAACAGGCTGACGCCCCACTGAATTGTGCGAATGATCATCCACATGGCACTTCCCCGATTGTATGCGACCGTGCGGATTTGACACACTCCCGCCATGACGTAGGCTTTTGCATTACGGCAGGCGGGGTAAGCAGTCCGGCCAAAGCCGCCGAGTCGGGCAGAAACTCGGCGGTTTTTTTTGCGCGCCGACTTGCCTCTTTTTACCGCCTGAGCTACGGTGGCGGCAGTGGTGCAGGTCCGCCCTGTTTGGCCGTCAATGCGCACGGCGCTTTAAGGAATCACGTTCATGGTCCAGATCGACATTGCTTACCCGGGCCAACTACGGTGCGAGGCCACCCACGGGCCGTCGAACACGAAGCTTGCCACTGACGCTCCCAAAGACAACCACGGCAAGGGCGAACTGTTTTCGCCGACCGATCTGGTGGCCGCCGCGCTGGGCACCTGCATGCTCACGGTCATGGGCATTGTGGCGCAGCGGCACAACATTCCGCTGGACGGAGCCCGGGCGAGCGTGGCAAAAGAGATGGCCGCCTCGCCTGCCCGTCGCATCGGCCGGCTGACGGTCGAGATTCACGTGCCGGGCGAACTGACCGAAGAGCAGCGGAAGCTGCTGGAACACGCCGCCCACACCTGCCCGGTTCACAAGAGCCTGCACCCGGAGATCGAGATACCCGTGACCTTTCACTGGGGCACATAGCTTAGGAAAATTCGCGGCCCGAATGGTTACGGACGATGGCTTGATCGAGATCGTCGATTTCGCTTTCCGATAGGCCCTCGTAGACGTTGCACCACGCCGGCAGTTTGCGACTCGTGGCAGCAGCCCGCGGCGCAGCGCTTTTCACTTGGATGACAAGCTGCGCGTTCTCGCCCAGCGGATGGCCGATTACTCGTTCGAAGAGAGACCGGTCTGTCTCGCCCAGATCGCGGACGTTGCGGACGATCGTTTCCATATTCGTACTCGATAATCTCCCGGACTGTTTACGCCAGCTCCGGCTGATAGCTGCGCCACAGCGCCTTCGGCAAACATCCGATGCCGATGGCCAGCAATTGACTGACCACAAACGCCGCCAACGCTTGGGCGACGCCATCGGTGAAGCCGTAGGAGTGCAGGCCGGCCCCCAATTCGTTGACGCCGAACATCGACCAGCCGACCGCGATGTTGCCGGCGATCGCCAGCACCGCCAGCCCGCGGTCTTTCACCATGCCGTCCCATCGGGCGTGCAGCACCAGCGCGTTCCAGAGCACGATGATCAGGGCGCCGTTCTCCTTGGGATCCCAGCCCCAGAAGCGGCCCCAACTATCGTCGGCCCACAACCCGCCCAACACCGTGCCCACAAAGCTGAAGAAAATCGCGAAGCAGAGCACGCCGTAAATCATGCGGCTCAGCTCCCGCCGCGTGCCGGTCGACATGGCGCGCGTAAAGACGCCGCCCAGCACGTACATCACGCCAAGCAAGCCGGCAACGAACGTTGTGGCGTAGCCCAGCGTGATGCAGACCACGTGCGTGGCCAGCCAGAACTGCGTGTCGAGCACGGCCTGCAAGACCGTGAAGGTGTCGCCGTCTTTGCCGAGCAGGCCGGCGATCAGCAGGCTCGTAAAACCCGCCACGGCGGCCTCCACGTTGCCGATGCCGAGCTTGAAAAAGCACTCCAATACCAGACCGAGAATCACCGCGCCCCAACCAATGAACACGGCCGCCGAGTAAAGGTTCGTCACGGGCGGGCGGCCGGAGATGTAAATGCGGCCCTCCAAGGCGCGCGTGTGAAGCACCAAGGTCAGCACCACCAGCCAAAACGCCGCACGGTTCAGAGGCACGCGCCACCCCAGCCACGCCGCCGCTGACAGCACAAAGGCCAGCACGTACAACGCCGCACAATTCGTGAACAGGTTCAGCCGGTTGAAGAGTTGTTCATACTCGATCTTGTTCGCGTCGTAATCGGGCGGTTGCGTGGTTTGCAGCAACGAACGATACTTCGCGACCGCGCGATTGAACTCGCCGACATCGCCTTTGCCATAGGCCGACAGGATCGAGCTGAAATCCACAACCGCCTGATCGGCTTCGTCACCCATCATGTGGACCTTCGCCAAGGCCACCGACCATGCCAGCGGATAAGGCTGCCATTGGCCCTCATCGCGAGAGGGCGGAATCGCCAGCGGCAGCGGCACTTTGTCCATCATCTCCTTCTGCCGCTGCATCGCCTGCAAGAACTCCTGCGGACTGCTCTTGGGGCTCAGCGGCGGCGGTTCGAAGGCCGCCCGCAATACGCTGAACAACCGCAGCCGGCGATCGAGGTCGACGATCTTTTGCTGGAATCCGTTGCGGGCATGCGCGTCGACTTCATAGGCCAGCTCCACCTGCTTCTGGAACTCGTCGTATTTCGGCAGCAACTCCTCGATCGAATAACGGAAGTGCTCGCGGTCCTTCGGCAGGTCGAACGTTTGCTGCACGTCGGGGCTGTCAATTTTCACAAAGCGATACTTTTTAATGTCCGGCGCGTCGGTCATGACATCCAGCAGCCATTTGACGGCGGGCTGCCGCTTGTCATCCAAATCGACCAAGTAGTCGCGGTTCGAGAGCACTTGCAAACTGTTGCGCGCCAGCGTGTCGAAGGGTTTGATGCGGCCTTCGTAAACCACGGGCAGCCGGCCAAAATCATCGATCCGCATTTTGTCGGCCGCTTTCGGCGACGGCAGCAGTTGCCCGATCTGCAGATCGCTGCCCGGCGCGGACAAGAGCCATGCCGCAGCGGCGACCGCGAACGCCGCCGATGCGAACTTTCCCAGCGATCCACGGGCAGCAGGCTGCTGATTGCGTTGCTGGCGCTTTGCCGAGGAGTTGCTGCGCGTCGCAAGTTCCGACTGGTTCTGGCGTTGGAGGAACCGGACCAAGACGGTGCCAAACTGGGCCAACATCCCGATGGCGACGATCATGCAGGCGACATAGGGAATCATCCAGCCGGTGTTCGTCACCACTTGCAGGCCGGTCATTTCCTTGCGGCTCATCGGATCGACATTGAAGGTCGACTGGTAAAACGTCTCGCCCGCATACCGTAGCGGATTGTTCATCCAGATCTTCACCTTGCGGTCGACATGCCGGCTGGGATCGATCAGCTCCACGTCCGACGAGTAGTTCTTGGCGGTGCTGGTGCCGATATACTTGTCGAACCGCACATCCATCAGCCGCACGGCATAGGGCTTGTAGTCGCGCTTGAACCGCAAGGCCACGTTGTACGTTTTGCCGTCCACAGTTACGTGCTCGTTGGCGAACATCGGATAGAGCGCCAGCAGGTGCGTGCCGAGCGATTTGCCGCTCTGCTTGTCGACGAACTTGACGTAGGCGGCCGACATGTCGACGCCGCCGCTCATGTCGGTGCCGGTGCTCGGCCGGGCCTCGTCGACGACGAAGCTCAGCCCCTGCCCGGCATCGGACAGGTTCTTGTCGTCCTTTTTCAACTGCCGCAGGTTGGAGTTCTGGAGAAACTGCACGACCTCCAGATTGAATGGGAGTCGCTCGTCCTGGATCAGCTTCTTGTCGCCGAGCAGACCTTGCGGCACGACGACCACATCGTCATGCTCCGGATGGGAGGAATCGACGACGGCCAGCTCCAGCGTGCGAATATCTTGCACGTAATTGACCGTCTCGCCTTCGCGAATCTGCATCTGCCCTTCGGAGTGCAGCGTGTAGACGACCAACTCGTTGATCATCATCAGGCCGATGCCGGCGTGCAGCAGCACGATGCCCGCTCGCTTGCGAAACAGCGCCACGCAGCCGGCCAGCAGCATCAGACCGGCGAAACCGCCCTTCATCAACTGCCAGAGAATGCGCATCGAGGGGCCGCTGAGCTCGGCGTCGTCGCCAAGGTAGAAGACGATGCCCGAAAGCAATCCGAGAACCACGGTGCCACCTGTGGCAAGCCATCGCTTGGCCGGTTTCGCCTCCGCGCCGGCCGAAAGCGTCGAGATCATGGCCGCCACATTGGCCAACCACGCGCCGACCAGGCCCCATTTGCAAATCTGCCACAGCGTCGAGTAAGGCAGAAGCGGCTCACCCTCGATCCCCTCCTTGTTCGATCCGCTGACGATCACCAGCCAGGTCATCATGACGCCCACGGCCACCAGCGCCACCCCGGCCAGCAGCCGTGTGCCTCGCGCTTGCACCTTGAAACGCAAGGCGTGCGCGGCCAACAGGTTCACGAGCATCACCGAGCCGATCGTGAAGCCGCCGGGAAACCAAAAGCCGCCGGAAAGCGGAATCGACCGGGGCACAAAAATCTGAAACGGAATCCAGGCGATCGGCGTGCGGAAATACTCGCCCATCACCTGCCAGATGTCGTGGTCGATCTGCGCCAGCGTGCCGGCGAGAATCAAAAAGATCGCCAGGGCGAAGCTGACGACCGTGATCTTCAGCGAAGCCAGCGGCGCCAGCAGCGGCCGCAACGGGTGGCCGAGGCCCACCGCCTCCGCCACGGGCGGAGCGACATCCAGCACCGCGCCGCCAGTTGCCGTGGCCGGCGAACGAAAAGGGTTACTTGCCATCAGTGGCTCCTGTGGTGTCGCCGATCGAGAGCGAATGGACGAAGCTCTTGAAATGGTCGCGTTGTCGTTCGACCAGGCTTCGGTCGCCCGTCAGCTTGATAAACCAGGCGCGTCCGGCGGCCTTGGCGATCACCGCGATCGTCGCCTTGTCGTCGCCCATCATCTCCATATACTGCCCTTGGTTCCCACCCACGTCGATCGGCTCGACGTGCTGCTCCATCTCGCGTTCGGTCGTCGGTTCCAGGCCGATCTGGCCGCGCCAGCGGTTGACGTTGGGCAAAAGCTCGCCGGCCGAAAGATCGAGATCGGTCACGGAAACGTCGCCGCTTGTGCCGGCGTCGGCAATGCGAAAGCTGGCTTTGCGAAACCCGCTCGCCGGTTCCTCGCGCCAATCGGGCGGCACATCATATTTCAGCGGCGGAGCATCGTCTTCGCCAGGAGGCGCCAGCGGCGCGGAACCGCGCGAGGCAAACGGCGCTCCCATCATCGCATCGTTCTTGGCTTCGCCGACCAGATCGACCAGCGTGGCCGCACTGCCGTCGATTTCCACCTGCGTTGTTTTGCGCTGCAGCTCGTCGGGCGACAAACTTTCCAGCCCAAGTTGGCCGCGCCAGCGATTGACGTTGTTAAGCACGTACTCGCTTGCATCGACCTCGCCTCGCGGCAACGTCGTCACGGAAACTTCCAGCGGCACCCGGTCGATCGTCAGCGTGGCGTAGCGGAACTGGTTGCCCGGTTCTTCGTGCCAAGCGACCGGCAACGACCACTGCGGAGTGGCGTCGTCGTGAAAATGGACCGATTTCAAGAACGCGCTGAACGCCTCGGCTTGCGCGTTGATTAACTCTTCCGGTCCCATCACCTTGAAAAACCAGCCCTGCGAGGGGCGGAGAACGACGGCCGCCAGCATCCGCTGCCGGACGAGAGCGTCCGCGGCGCCCGATTTCGCGTCGCCGCCCGCCAGGCGGTCGATGTCCGCCTGCTTGGGCACGGTGTAATGCCGGATGCCCTCCTCGGGCCGGCATCCGGTCCCGGCGATGATCCCGGCGAGCGTCAACAAAGCGGTTACACGGGCCATCAACGGGGTACTCAACAAGCCAAAAAGAGCGTCAGGCCAGAAAGCCTGACTTACGGACGGAGAATCACTCAGGCAGGAAGGGCCTTGCTGTGGCGGGCCCTACGAGTTTCGCCCCGCAAATGATTATAGTCGCCGGAATCGCGAAAAGTACAGGTGAGCGGGTATAAAGAACGCTCCGCCGCCGCTAAGATCGCCTGAATGAATGCCCCCGACGCAACCGATGGCCGAACCGATGAATGATCCGCCCCCCACCGACGGTCTATGGTCGCAGTTCCGCCGAATGATGCCGTGTGCCGAGCGGTGGGCCTACTTCGACCATGCTGCGGTGGCGCCGCTGACGATGCCCGCCCAGGCCGCCTTGACCAATTGGGCCAAGGAGTTTGCCGAGCACGGGGCGGTCAACTGGCCGCAGTGGGCGGCCGAGCTGGAGCACCTTCGCCGCCGCACCGCCGAGTTGCTGCACGCCGACGCCGGCGAGATCGCCCTGATCCACAACACCACCGAAGGAATCAACCTGGTCGCCGAGGGTTTTCCCTGGCAGCCGGGCGACAACGTGGTGATGTTCGACGATGAATTCCCCTCGAACGTTTATCCCTGGATGAACCTGGCGTCGCGAGGCGTGGAGGTCCGC from Pirellulales bacterium encodes:
- a CDS encoding OsmC family protein; amino-acid sequence: MVQIDIAYPGQLRCEATHGPSNTKLATDAPKDNHGKGELFSPTDLVAAALGTCMLTVMGIVAQRHNIPLDGARASVAKEMAASPARRIGRLTVEIHVPGELTEEQRKLLEHAAHTCPVHKSLHPEIEIPVTFHWGT
- the ccsA gene encoding cytochrome c biogenesis protein CcsA, giving the protein MASNPFRSPATATGGAVLDVAPPVAEAVGLGHPLRPLLAPLASLKITVVSFALAIFLILAGTLAQIDHDIWQVMGEYFRTPIAWIPFQIFVPRSIPLSGGFWFPGGFTIGSVMLVNLLAAHALRFKVQARGTRLLAGVALVAVGVMMTWLVIVSGSNKEGIEGEPLLPYSTLWQICKWGLVGAWLANVAAMISTLSAGAEAKPAKRWLATGGTVVLGLLSGIVFYLGDDAELSGPSMRILWQLMKGGFAGLMLLAGCVALFRKRAGIVLLHAGIGLMMINELVVYTLHSEGQMQIREGETVNYVQDIRTLELAVVDSSHPEHDDVVVVPQGLLGDKKLIQDERLPFNLEVVQFLQNSNLRQLKKDDKNLSDAGQGLSFVVDEARPSTGTDMSGGVDMSAAYVKFVDKQSGKSLGTHLLALYPMFANEHVTVDGKTYNVALRFKRDYKPYAVRLMDVRFDKYIGTSTAKNYSSDVELIDPSRHVDRKVKIWMNNPLRYAGETFYQSTFNVDPMSRKEMTGLQVVTNTGWMIPYVACMIVAIGMLAQFGTVLVRFLQRQNQSELATRSNSSAKRQQRNQQPAARGSLGKFASAAFAVAAAAWLLSAPGSDLQIGQLLPSPKAADKMRIDDFGRLPVVYEGRIKPFDTLARNSLQVLSNRDYLVDLDDKRQPAVKWLLDVMTDAPDIKKYRFVKIDSPDVQQTFDLPKDREHFRYSIEELLPKYDEFQKQVELAYEVDAHARNGFQQKIVDLDRRLRLFSVLRAAFEPPPLSPKSSPQEFLQAMQRQKEMMDKVPLPLAIPPSRDEGQWQPYPLAWSVALAKVHMMGDEADQAVVDFSSILSAYGKGDVGEFNRAVAKYRSLLQTTQPPDYDANKIEYEQLFNRLNLFTNCAALYVLAFVLSAAAWLGWRVPLNRAAFWLVVLTLVLHTRALEGRIYISGRPPVTNLYSAAVFIGWGAVILGLVLECFFKLGIGNVEAAVAGFTSLLIAGLLGKDGDTFTVLQAVLDTQFWLATHVVCITLGYATTFVAGLLGVMYVLGGVFTRAMSTGTRRELSRMIYGVLCFAIFFSFVGTVLGGLWADDSWGRFWGWDPKENGALIIVLWNALVLHARWDGMVKDRGLAVLAIAGNIAVGWSMFGVNELGAGLHSYGFTDGVAQALAAFVVSQLLAIGIGCLPKALWRSYQPELA